The Thermoanaerobaculia bacterium genome contains a region encoding:
- the aroF gene encoding 3-deoxy-7-phosphoheptulonate synthase: GDEVVVMAGPCTIESRDQVFESARAVARAGARILRGGAFKPRTSPYSYQGMGIEGWKILREAADEFGLATVSEVMDASQIEDALPYVDLIQVGARNMQNFTFLKELGKLRTPVLLKRGLSATIEEWLLSAEYVMAGGNRAVILCERGIRTFERYTRNTLDISAIPVVEKLSHLPIVADPSHGTGHREQVAPMALAAAAAGADGLLIEVHPDPDHALCDGPQSLLPVQFSKLMDALRIVAPAVGKRI; encoded by the coding sequence GGAGACGAGGTCGTCGTCATGGCGGGCCCGTGCACCATCGAATCGCGGGATCAGGTCTTCGAGAGCGCGCGCGCCGTCGCCCGCGCGGGCGCGCGGATCCTCCGGGGCGGGGCGTTCAAGCCGAGGACGTCTCCCTACTCGTACCAGGGAATGGGCATCGAGGGTTGGAAGATCCTCCGGGAGGCGGCCGACGAATTCGGACTGGCGACCGTCTCGGAGGTCATGGACGCCTCGCAGATCGAGGACGCCCTGCCGTACGTCGATCTCATCCAGGTCGGCGCGCGGAACATGCAGAACTTCACCTTCCTGAAGGAGCTCGGAAAATTGAGGACGCCGGTGCTCCTGAAGCGAGGCCTCTCGGCGACGATCGAGGAATGGCTGCTGTCGGCGGAGTACGTCATGGCCGGAGGCAACCGCGCCGTGATTCTCTGCGAGCGCGGAATCCGCACGTTCGAGCGGTACACGAGGAACACGCTCGACATCTCGGCGATTCCGGTGGTCGAAAAGCTCTCCCACCTGCCGATCGTCGCCGACCCGTCGCACGGAACGGGGCACCGCGAGCAGGTCGCTCCGATGGCTCTCGCCGCGGCCGCCGCCGGGGCCGACGGCCTGCTCATCGAGGTGCATCCCGATCCCGACCATGCGTTGTGCGACGGGCCGCAGTCGCTGCTGCCCGTTCAGTTTTCGAAGCTGATGGATGCCCTGCGGATCGTCGCGCCGGCGGTGGGGAAGAGAATCTAG